A genomic segment from Gorilla gorilla gorilla isolate KB3781 chromosome 3, NHGRI_mGorGor1-v2.1_pri, whole genome shotgun sequence encodes:
- the LOC109026500 gene encoding putative protein CRIPAK, whose protein sequence is MSPRFVPMWSAHLLTCADVECPPAHTHVHVERPPVHTCAHVECPPAHRCPCGVPACSHVPMWSARLLTCANVECPPAHTRAHVECPPAHTRADVECPPAHTCPCGVPACSRAHVECPPAARLLTCPCGVPACSHTCRCGVPACSHVPTWSARLLTRADVECPPAHTRAHVECPPAHTRAHVECPPAHVPMWSARLLTCPCGVPTCSHVPMWSARLLTCPCGVPACSHVPMWSARLLTRADVECPPAHTCRRGVPACSHTCPCGVPACSHTCPCGVPACSHKALAWWLCRFPVLPAESDAVTVHSTHGGFLIRF, encoded by the coding sequence ATGAGCCCTCGCTTTGTGCCAATGTGGAGTGCCCACCTGCTCACATGTGCCGATGTGGAGTGCCCGCCTGCTCACACACATGTCCATGTGGAGCGCCCGCCTGTTCACACATGTGCCCATGTGGAGTGCCCGCCTGCTCACAGGTGCCCATGTGGAGTGCCCGCCTGCTCACACGTGCCCATGTGGAGTGCCCGCTTGCTCACATGTGCCAATGTGGAGTGCCCGCCTGCTCACACACGTGCCCATGTGGAGTGCCCGCCTGCTCACACACGTGCCGATGTGGAGTGCCCGCCTGCTCATACGTGCCCATGTGGAGTGCCCGCCTGCTCACGTGCCCATGTGGAGTGCCCGCCTGCTGCCCGCCTGCTCACGTGCCCATGTGGAGTGCCCGCCTGCTCACACACGTGCCGATGTGGAGTGCCCGCCTGCTCACACGTGCCGACGTGGAGTGCCCGCCTGCTCACACGTGCCGATGTGGAGTGCCCGCCTGCTCACACACGTGCCCATGTGGAGTGCCCGCCTGCTCACACACGTGCCCATGTGGAGTGCCCACCTGCTCACGTGCCCATGTGGAGTGCCCGCCTGCTCACGTGCCCATGTGGAGTGCCCACCTGCTCACACGTGCCCATGTGGAGTGCCCGCCTGCTCACGTGCCCATGTGGAGTGCCCGCCTGCTCACACGTGCCCATGTGGAGTGCCCGCCTGCTCACACGTGCCGACGTGGAGTGCCCGCCTGCTCACACGTGCCGACGTGGAGTGCCCGCCTGCTCACACACGTGCCCATGTGGAGTGCCCGCCTGCTCACACACGTGCCCATGTGGAGTGCCCGCCTGCTCACACAAagccctggcatggtggctctgtAGGTTTCCTGTCCTGCCGGCCGAGTCAGACGCTGTTACCGTACATTCTACTCATGGTGGCTTTTTAATACGTTTTTAA